In Hwangdonia lutea, a single window of DNA contains:
- a CDS encoding glycosyltransferase family 2 protein, which produces MNKPLISILTPFKNTEAFIEDCLNSIVNQTYTNWELLIVDDASTDSSPNIVKAYAEKDSRIKLLKNTGNGIIDALKLAFGNSKGALITRMDSDDVMQPHKLEVLANKLLTFGKRHVAIGLVNYFSDAGIKDGYKSYELWLNNLTKTGKNYSEIYKECVIPSPCWMVYRSDLIACNAFNPDTYPEDYDLAFRFYKHNYKCIPCDEVIHNWRDYRSRTSRTHVHYAENHFIDLKLHYFLELDYNPNKTLVVWGAGNKGKTIAKKLIKKQVPFEWICDNPKKIGRDIYGETLQPFRYLEGIENPQSIITVANKAAQKDINAYLKSIHLVNKKDYFFFC; this is translated from the coding sequence ATGAATAAGCCCTTAATAAGTATATTGACGCCTTTTAAGAATACCGAAGCTTTTATAGAAGATTGTTTGAATTCTATTGTAAATCAAACTTACACAAATTGGGAATTGTTAATTGTTGATGATGCCTCCACCGATTCAAGCCCTAACATTGTTAAAGCTTACGCTGAAAAGGATAGCCGAATTAAACTTTTAAAAAATACAGGTAACGGGATTATTGACGCTTTAAAACTGGCTTTTGGCAACAGTAAAGGCGCATTGATTACCCGAATGGATAGCGACGATGTGATGCAACCCCACAAACTGGAAGTATTGGCAAATAAACTTTTAACTTTCGGTAAACGGCATGTTGCCATTGGTTTGGTAAATTATTTTTCTGATGCAGGCATAAAAGACGGTTATAAAAGTTATGAACTATGGCTGAACAACCTAACCAAAACCGGTAAAAATTATTCCGAAATTTACAAAGAATGTGTCATCCCCTCGCCCTGTTGGATGGTTTACCGAAGCGACTTAATAGCTTGTAACGCCTTTAATCCAGACACTTATCCTGAAGATTACGATTTAGCTTTCAGATTTTATAAACACAACTACAAATGCATCCCCTGTGACGAGGTGATACACAATTGGCGCGATTACAGGTCGCGAACATCGCGAACACATGTGCATTATGCCGAAAATCATTTTATCGATTTAAAGCTCCATTATTTTTTAGAGTTGGATTACAATCCCAATAAAACACTGGTTGTTTGGGGTGCGGGAAACAAGGGTAAAACGATTGCAAAAAAACTCATAAAAAAGCAAGTGCCTTTTGAGTGGATTTGCGATAATCCTAAAAAGATTGGTCGTGATATTTATGGCGAAACCTTACAGCCTTTTCGATATTTGGAAGGTATTGAAAACCCACAAAGCATCATTACGGTAGCCAACAAAGCCGCTCAAAAAGACATAAACGCCTATTTAAAATCCATACACCTGGTTAATAAAAAAGATTACTTCTTCTTTTGCTAA
- a CDS encoding T9SS type A sorting domain-containing protein, which translates to MKNNYLITLIYICFTTTVFSQISDLSDEFNDAALDPSWNLFQTQYYQTPVPVNNGFMEMSLDDTECNRTCVWWVDMNAGLIYKEVTGDFEVVTAVYTKQKTNPTQDIDRWTQLAGLMARDPTSTTSGNENYVFNVAGIRFDNPSVELKSTTNNTSSIRAYTNNMSGTAAELRMVREGALFSLYSRQIGSPTWMFRDAFNRPDLPETLQVGLIAYVFEAYPGNLLAQFDYIRFSEVTLSDDEMGYSNHQVNMYPNPVKEALNIELKAKPNNAFTVEIYNVLGKKIFDRPFIASNAKTTKIKIALSKLNMVSGIYFFKLKSEEADFGTYKFVVNH; encoded by the coding sequence ATGAAAAACAACTACTTAATTACACTAATTTACATCTGCTTTACAACAACGGTTTTCAGTCAAATTAGTGATTTAAGCGACGAGTTTAACGATGCTGCACTAGATCCATCGTGGAATTTATTCCAAACCCAATATTACCAAACGCCCGTTCCCGTGAATAACGGCTTTATGGAAATGAGTCTTGATGATACCGAGTGCAACCGCACCTGCGTGTGGTGGGTAGACATGAACGCGGGACTTATTTACAAAGAAGTTACGGGCGATTTTGAAGTGGTTACCGCCGTTTACACCAAACAAAAAACCAACCCCACGCAAGATATCGATAGGTGGACGCAGTTGGCGGGTTTAATGGCACGGGATCCTACATCAACAACATCTGGAAACGAAAACTATGTGTTCAACGTTGCCGGAATACGATTTGATAACCCGTCGGTCGAGCTAAAATCTACAACCAATAATACGAGTTCTATTAGAGCTTATACCAACAATATGTCCGGTACCGCCGCAGAACTCAGAATGGTGCGGGAAGGCGCGCTTTTTAGCCTATATTCGCGCCAAATAGGAAGTCCAACTTGGATGTTTCGCGATGCTTTTAACCGTCCCGATTTGCCCGAAACCTTGCAAGTGGGCCTAATAGCTTATGTGTTTGAAGCCTACCCGGGAAACCTGCTCGCGCAATTTGATTATATTAGGTTTAGCGAAGTGACGCTGAGTGATGATGAAATGGGGTATTCAAATCATCAAGTGAATATGTATCCAAACCCTGTTAAAGAGGCATTGAACATCGAATTGAAAGCGAAACCAAACAACGCGTTTACCGTTGAAATCTACAATGTTTTGGGCAAAAAAATATTTGACAGACCTTTTATCGCTTCAAACGCTAAAACGACGAAAATAAAAATAGCATTATCGAAATTAAATATGGTTTCGGGTATTTATTTTTTCAAGCTGAAAAGTGAAGAAGCTGATTTTGGCACTTACAAGTTCGTGGTTAATCATTAA
- a CDS encoding SCO family protein, translating into MKEYIVKSSLSLLILALISAHVYKLYLSHKDAPIVYNPTDVNPELVDASLHNISKNHKIAVFELINQNGKTITQKTYENKIYVADFFFTSCPTICPVMTNNMVKIQKEFLDDDEVMLLSLSVTPDVDSIPRLKAYAKRHGVIDSKWNITTGNKKHIYELARKSYFAVTDEGDGGLQDFIHTSNFILIDKDKQIRGIYDGIEDEDILRLIEDIKTLRSL; encoded by the coding sequence ATGAAAGAATATATAGTTAAATCGTCATTATCATTATTGATATTAGCTTTAATCTCTGCTCATGTATATAAATTATATCTGTCGCATAAAGACGCGCCAATTGTTTACAATCCAACCGATGTGAATCCTGAATTGGTAGATGCGAGTTTACATAATATAAGTAAAAACCACAAGATTGCCGTTTTTGAATTAATCAATCAAAACGGAAAAACCATCACGCAAAAAACCTATGAGAATAAAATTTATGTCGCAGATTTCTTTTTTACGAGTTGCCCAACCATCTGTCCGGTTATGACCAATAATATGGTAAAAATCCAAAAAGAATTTTTAGATGACGACGAGGTTATGCTGTTATCGTTATCTGTAACCCCAGATGTTGATAGTATTCCGAGATTGAAAGCTTACGCCAAAAGACATGGTGTGATAGACTCAAAATGGAACATTACAACAGGCAATAAAAAACACATTTATGAGCTGGCGCGCAAAAGTTATTTCGCGGTTACTGATGAAGGCGATGGCGGGTTACAAGATTTTATACATACCTCAAATTTTATCCTCATAGATAAAGACAAACAAATAAGAGGAATCTATGATGGTATTGAAGATGAAGACATCTTGCGTTTAATTGAAGATATTAAAACCCTTCGAAGCCTATAA
- the ychF gene encoding redox-regulated ATPase YchF produces MKAGIVGLPNVGKSTLFNCLSNAKAQSANFPFCTIEPNIGVVNVPDPRLEKLEQLVNPERVQPATVEIVDIAGLVKGASKGEGLGNQFLANIRETDAILHVLRCFDNDNIVHVDGNVNPIRDKETIDMELQLKDLETVEKKLDKVKRAAKTGNKEAQKEEAVLLKLKAGLEAGKSVRAITFSEDDYIDFVKPSQLITDKPVMYVCNVDEGSAVSGNAYVEQVKDAVKDENAEVLVLAVGTEADINELDDYEERQMFLQDIGLDEAGSAKLIRSAYKLLNQQTYFTAGVKEVRAWTVDIGATAPQAAGVIHTDFEKGFIRAEVIAYDDYVSFGSEAKVKEAGKMRVEGKNYIVKDGDVMHFLFNV; encoded by the coding sequence ATGAAAGCAGGAATTGTAGGATTACCAAACGTAGGAAAATCGACCTTATTCAATTGTTTATCAAACGCTAAAGCGCAAAGTGCAAACTTTCCGTTTTGTACTATCGAACCCAATATTGGCGTGGTAAATGTACCCGATCCGAGGTTGGAAAAGCTGGAACAATTGGTAAACCCGGAGCGTGTACAACCTGCCACGGTAGAGATTGTTGATATTGCAGGTTTGGTTAAAGGCGCTAGTAAAGGCGAAGGTTTGGGCAACCAGTTTTTAGCTAATATTCGCGAAACCGATGCGATTCTTCATGTATTGCGCTGTTTTGATAACGACAATATTGTGCATGTTGATGGCAACGTAAACCCCATTCGAGATAAAGAAACCATTGATATGGAACTTCAGCTTAAAGATTTGGAAACCGTTGAAAAAAAACTGGATAAAGTTAAGCGCGCTGCCAAAACAGGAAACAAAGAAGCCCAAAAAGAAGAAGCGGTTTTATTAAAATTAAAAGCAGGTTTAGAAGCAGGAAAATCGGTACGTGCCATAACATTTTCAGAAGATGATTACATCGATTTTGTAAAACCATCGCAACTCATTACCGATAAGCCAGTAATGTATGTTTGCAATGTAGACGAAGGTTCTGCGGTTAGCGGGAACGCTTATGTTGAGCAGGTAAAAGATGCTGTGAAGGACGAAAATGCCGAAGTTTTAGTGCTTGCTGTTGGAACGGAAGCCGATATTAATGAATTAGACGATTACGAAGAGCGCCAAATGTTTCTTCAAGATATTGGATTGGACGAAGCAGGTTCTGCTAAATTAATCCGTTCAGCATACAAACTCTTAAACCAACAAACTTATTTTACCGCTGGTGTAAAAGAGGTGCGAGCTTGGACTGTAGATATTGGAGCTACGGCACCACAGGCAGCGGGTGTTATCCACACCGATTTTGAAAAAGGCTTTATTAGAGCCGAGGTTATTGCTTATGATGACTATGTGTCTTTTGGAAGTGAAGCTAAAGTTAAAGAAGCTGGAAAAATGCGTGTTGAAGGCAAGAACTATATTGTTAAAGATGGCGATGTGATGCACTTCTTGTTTAATGTATAA
- a CDS encoding DUF7010 family protein — MNYCQLQKLKLELAVKAKKGTDFILAASVIWFAIAYIWSLQATSYNKSVLVFIIGALLLPLAYLFSKLLKTQWKVAKNPLQSLGLWLNFAQLFYFPFLVFVLLTLPDYFVMVYAIITGAHLFPYTWFYDDNTYAIMAGIISATSLIMGLNFPTETLFYIPLYTGFLLLAMFIILWFSMHEIIQKWEAQNDKFNNKQ; from the coding sequence ATGAACTATTGCCAACTACAAAAACTTAAGCTAGAGCTTGCCGTTAAAGCAAAAAAAGGCACCGACTTTATATTGGCGGCTTCCGTAATTTGGTTCGCCATAGCTTATATATGGTCATTGCAGGCCACATCGTACAACAAAAGTGTGTTGGTTTTTATAATTGGTGCATTGTTACTGCCGTTGGCTTATTTGTTTTCAAAACTCTTAAAAACACAATGGAAAGTCGCGAAAAACCCGCTGCAATCCTTGGGACTTTGGTTAAATTTTGCGCAGTTGTTTTACTTTCCGTTTTTGGTGTTCGTGTTACTTACGCTACCGGATTATTTTGTAATGGTTTACGCCATTATTACAGGTGCGCACCTGTTCCCCTATACCTGGTTTTACGACGATAATACCTATGCGATCATGGCAGGAATTATTTCGGCCACGAGCCTGATTATGGGATTGAATTTCCCCACGGAAACCCTGTTTTACATTCCATTATATACGGGATTTTTATTACTGGCCATGTTTATAATTCTATGGTTTTCTATGCATGAAATCATTCAAAAATGGGAAGCACAGAATGATAAATTTAATAATAAACAATAA
- a CDS encoding 3-keto-disaccharide hydrolase has product MNLKSIVVLLIFSLFFSNQFVTAQKKVKLFNGKDLSGWTIYGTEKWYVEDGFLISESGPDKEYGYLATDEHYKNFELTLEFKQETDNGNSGVFIRSTIEGVKVSGWQVEVAPPNLHTGGIYESYGRGWLIKPAPEKEAVLKPGKWNKLKIRAIDGKITSWLNGVQMVTIDDEKIGAGTGSIALQIHSGGGILIKWRKLILKEL; this is encoded by the coding sequence ATGAATCTAAAATCAATTGTAGTATTATTAATTTTTTCATTATTTTTTTCAAATCAATTCGTTACAGCACAGAAAAAAGTCAAACTCTTTAACGGAAAAGATTTGAGTGGTTGGACGATTTACGGCACTGAAAAATGGTACGTAGAAGATGGATTTTTAATCTCTGAAAGTGGCCCAGATAAAGAATACGGTTATTTAGCAACCGATGAGCACTATAAAAATTTTGAACTCACCTTAGAATTTAAACAAGAAACCGACAACGGCAATAGTGGGGTTTTTATTCGCTCTACAATTGAAGGTGTAAAAGTTAGTGGCTGGCAAGTTGAAGTGGCGCCACCAAATTTACACACCGGTGGTATTTACGAATCTTATGGTCGGGGTTGGTTAATAAAACCGGCACCAGAAAAAGAAGCTGTATTAAAACCAGGTAAATGGAATAAATTAAAAATAAGAGCTATTGACGGTAAAATAACCTCGTGGTTAAACGGGGTGCAAATGGTTACCATTGACGATGAAAAAATTGGCGCTGGCACGGGTAGCATTGCCTTGCAAATACATAGCGGCGGCGGAATTTTAATTAAATGGCGAAAATTAATTCTGAAAGAACTTTAA
- a CDS encoding Type 1 glutamine amidotransferase-like domain-containing protein: MKYYLSSYKFGNCVDSLKQMLPKGARIAHINNARDSKTISKEIRNKHLKEEMVFMDSLGFISEHLDLKNYFYKKSQLRKKMDSFNGVWVCGGNAFVLRQAMKLSGFDNIFNELHFKKDFFYGGYSAGICVLSDSLKYIQSVDKPNDFPYKEINETIWDGLNVFSYGILPHYKSNHPESEAIGKAVNHCIDNKWLFKTLRDGEVMIHKTN, from the coding sequence ATGAAGTATTATTTATCGTCATACAAATTTGGAAATTGTGTTGATTCACTAAAGCAAATGCTTCCTAAAGGTGCCAGAATTGCCCACATAAACAATGCGAGAGATTCTAAAACCATCAGTAAAGAAATCAGAAACAAGCATTTAAAAGAAGAAATGGTGTTTATGGATAGTCTGGGGTTTATTAGTGAGCATCTGGATTTAAAAAACTATTTCTACAAGAAAAGCCAATTGAGAAAAAAAATGGATTCATTTAACGGTGTGTGGGTCTGTGGCGGTAATGCCTTTGTGCTAAGGCAGGCCATGAAATTAAGTGGCTTCGATAATATATTCAATGAGCTGCATTTTAAAAAAGACTTTTTTTATGGAGGCTATAGTGCGGGAATATGTGTACTTTCAGATTCATTAAAATATATACAATCTGTTGACAAACCAAACGATTTTCCGTATAAAGAAATCAATGAAACCATTTGGGACGGACTAAACGTATTCAGCTATGGCATTTTACCACATTATAAATCCAACCATCCTGAATCTGAAGCAATTGGAAAAGCAGTTAATCACTGCATAGATAATAAATGGCTTTTCAAAACACTGAGAGATGGCGAGGTTATGATACATAAAACTAACTAA
- a CDS encoding peptidase M61 yields the protein MKKRTLIVLFTGILLASCSATKTTANDLAINSPIETAIHLDKVENDKAPVTINPGRFTVETVTYRLPKVVQGTYAVSNFGSYIDAFKAFDYQGNEMPVNKIDTNSWTIDNATQLDKITYLVNDTFDVETEGGIGKEVPFSPAGTNIEPENYVLNLHGFIGYFDSLKNNQYKLDVTASTDFVRTSALQKMGSKLSEDGKNKTTSYFAPRYFDITDNPMMYGNLDVEEFMVGDIKIVLSVYSPNKVHSATSLKETIYNMMKAQKAFLGDIDTTPRYDIYLYLSDGEETSPKGYGALEHHTSTVAVMPEAMSKEALDEGMIDLVSHEFFHIVTPLSVHSEDVHYFDYNNPTFSKHLWMYEGVTEYFASLFQVSEGLVDETTFYNKMMNKIQMASQMNDAMSFTIMSENVLKAPYKDQYLNVYNKGALIGMCIDILMREESNGHRGILSLMKELSKKYGKNKPFEDDKLIDEIVAMTYPSLREFFDDHVIGDIPINYNTFFDKVGLEIGEGKVETNYILMNGAPIVSGDGQTGTIFFTDMVLENSFWAENGAKPNDVIKSINGTSVSLQNANTVLEGVFSWKPGKDVEVVLNRDGEDIIIKTTTTKTYTMGKGLMPKKDATEVQKALRDAWLKG from the coding sequence ATGAAAAAGAGAACCTTAATCGTATTATTTACAGGGATTTTACTTGCCAGTTGTAGTGCAACTAAAACGACGGCGAACGATTTAGCCATTAATTCACCCATTGAAACGGCCATTCATTTAGATAAAGTTGAAAACGACAAAGCGCCAGTTACCATCAATCCGGGGCGTTTTACGGTTGAAACAGTTACATACCGATTGCCCAAAGTGGTTCAAGGTACCTATGCTGTGAGCAATTTTGGGAGTTATATTGACGCGTTTAAAGCTTTCGATTATCAAGGTAACGAAATGCCTGTTAATAAAATAGATACCAATTCTTGGACGATTGATAACGCTACCCAGCTTGATAAAATCACCTACTTGGTTAACGATACTTTTGATGTTGAAACTGAAGGCGGTATAGGGAAAGAAGTGCCATTTTCGCCAGCAGGAACCAATATTGAGCCCGAAAATTATGTGTTGAATTTACATGGTTTTATCGGGTATTTCGATTCATTAAAAAACAACCAATACAAACTCGATGTTACAGCATCAACTGATTTTGTGCGTACATCGGCATTGCAAAAAATGGGTTCGAAGTTAAGTGAAGACGGAAAAAATAAAACGACGAGCTATTTTGCACCACGTTATTTTGATATTACCGATAACCCCATGATGTACGGTAATTTGGATGTTGAAGAATTTATGGTGGGCGACATTAAAATTGTTTTGAGTGTGTATTCGCCAAATAAAGTGCATTCGGCTACCTCGTTAAAAGAAACGATTTACAACATGATGAAAGCACAAAAAGCTTTTTTAGGTGATATTGATACCACGCCACGTTACGATATTTATTTGTATTTATCTGATGGTGAAGAAACCTCGCCAAAAGGCTATGGCGCTTTAGAGCATCACACGTCAACTGTGGCTGTTATGCCAGAAGCAATGTCAAAAGAAGCGTTGGATGAAGGCATGATAGATTTGGTGTCGCATGAGTTTTTTCATATTGTAACACCGCTAAGCGTGCATTCTGAAGATGTGCATTATTTTGATTATAACAACCCAACGTTTTCAAAACATTTATGGATGTACGAAGGGGTAACCGAATATTTTGCATCGTTGTTTCAGGTAAGCGAAGGATTGGTTGATGAGACTACCTTTTACAATAAAATGATGAATAAAATTCAAATGGCTTCCCAAATGAACGATGCCATGAGTTTTACCATTATGAGCGAAAATGTTTTAAAAGCACCGTATAAAGACCAGTATTTAAACGTTTACAACAAAGGTGCTTTAATTGGGATGTGCATCGATATTTTAATGCGTGAAGAAAGCAACGGCCATAGAGGAATTCTATCCTTAATGAAGGAATTATCGAAAAAATACGGAAAAAATAAACCGTTTGAAGATGATAAATTGATAGATGAAATTGTAGCGATGACCTATCCGTCGTTACGCGAATTTTTCGACGACCATGTTATTGGGGATATTCCAATAAATTACAATACATTTTTCGATAAAGTAGGATTGGAAATTGGCGAAGGGAAAGTGGAAACCAATTACATTTTAATGAATGGCGCACCCATAGTGAGTGGCGACGGACAAACGGGAACTATCTTTTTTACCGACATGGTTTTAGAAAACAGTTTTTGGGCAGAAAATGGTGCAAAACCAAATGATGTTATAAAGTCGATTAACGGTACATCGGTAAGCCTGCAAAATGCCAACACCGTTTTAGAAGGCGTATTTTCTTGGAAACCAGGAAAAGACGTTGAGGTGGTGCTTAATAGAGACGGAGAAGATATAATTATTAAAACAACAACGACCAAAACCTATACCATGGGTAAAGGTTTAATGCCTAAAAAAGATGCTACCGAGGTTCAAAAAGCATTGCGAGACGCTTGGTTAAAAGGTTAG
- a CDS encoding tetratricopeptide repeat protein, with amino-acid sequence MKKTIYASAIITLTLSLCVTAILLNKSESKVSKPLAYNFVKCTPAKFLLGEVDTTKQISPLFNNLGNLDFKISTNNDRVQAFFNQGLKLSYAFNHAEAHRSFMEAARLAPNVAMNYWGQAFALGPNINDTQPDEERKKNYNKAIAKAKKLAPLATPKEQALIKALSARYSEDLSKDEAELNMVYMQEMAKVAKTYPNDANIQILYAASVMNTVPWNYWDKNGKPSPNIKEAKAALEQAMKLEPENPGGHHYYIHMVELPYPDLGVESADKLASLMPGAGHIVHMPSHIYIRVGRYKDAVKVNQAAILADEDYISQCFSQGLYPLGYYPHNIHFLWSSASLLGDSELAIDAARKTAEKVPAGELVDLPFLQDFAATPLLAYTRFGKWNEILSTPAPHSKIKHLNLIRHYARGIAFIRKGNIKDAEEELAAIKMLKEDPELETLVATPNNNSASIAAIAFEVVAGELAALKDDLPTAIKHLENATVLEDALVYTEPAAWHIPTRQNLGAVLMKAEKYEAAEKIYKEDLAVLRQNGWSLIGLYNAYVAQGKKSQAKTIKKEFNKAWKDADINITNSIL; translated from the coding sequence ATGAAAAAAACAATTTATGCATCAGCAATTATAACCCTTACGCTATCACTATGCGTTACGGCAATTCTTTTAAATAAATCTGAATCTAAAGTTTCTAAACCCTTAGCCTATAATTTTGTAAAGTGTACACCCGCAAAATTCCTGTTGGGCGAAGTGGATACAACAAAACAGATTTCGCCATTATTCAATAATTTGGGAAACCTGGATTTTAAGATTTCTACAAATAATGATAGGGTACAGGCCTTTTTCAACCAAGGTTTAAAACTCAGTTATGCTTTTAACCATGCCGAGGCTCACCGCTCTTTTATGGAAGCGGCACGATTGGCTCCAAACGTTGCCATGAACTATTGGGGGCAAGCTTTTGCCTTAGGGCCGAATATAAACGATACCCAACCGGATGAGGAGCGCAAAAAAAACTACAACAAGGCCATCGCCAAAGCTAAAAAACTAGCGCCATTGGCAACTCCGAAGGAGCAGGCATTGATTAAAGCCTTATCGGCAAGATATAGCGAAGATTTAAGTAAGGACGAAGCCGAATTAAATATGGTCTATATGCAGGAAATGGCCAAAGTGGCTAAAACGTATCCTAATGATGCCAACATTCAAATTTTATACGCCGCATCGGTAATGAATACCGTACCGTGGAATTATTGGGATAAAAACGGAAAACCATCACCAAATATAAAAGAGGCCAAAGCAGCTTTGGAACAAGCCATGAAACTGGAACCGGAAAACCCGGGCGGACACCATTATTACATCCACATGGTAGAATTGCCTTATCCCGATCTTGGTGTTGAAAGTGCCGATAAACTAGCCTCGTTAATGCCTGGAGCCGGACATATAGTGCACATGCCTTCGCATATTTATATTCGAGTGGGCCGCTATAAAGATGCCGTAAAAGTTAATCAGGCAGCAATTTTAGCCGATGAGGATTATATCTCGCAATGTTTTTCGCAGGGGCTGTATCCGTTAGGTTATTATCCGCACAACATCCATTTTTTATGGTCTTCGGCGAGTTTGTTGGGCGATAGCGAATTGGCTATCGATGCCGCTAGAAAAACGGCCGAAAAAGTACCCGCCGGCGAATTGGTCGATCTGCCCTTTTTGCAAGATTTCGCAGCCACACCTTTGCTGGCTTACACACGGTTTGGAAAATGGAACGAGATTTTATCGACGCCCGCACCACACTCGAAAATCAAACATTTGAATCTCATTAGGCATTATGCCAGAGGGATTGCGTTTATCAGAAAAGGAAATATAAAAGATGCAGAAGAAGAATTGGCGGCCATAAAAATGCTAAAAGAAGACCCAGAGTTGGAAACCTTGGTAGCCACGCCCAACAATAATTCCGCATCCATTGCAGCTATAGCTTTCGAAGTTGTAGCAGGGGAATTAGCGGCATTGAAAGACGATTTGCCCACCGCCATTAAACATCTTGAAAACGCTACCGTACTAGAAGATGCCTTGGTTTATACCGAACCCGCGGCGTGGCACATCCCGACACGGCAGAATTTAGGAGCTGTTTTAATGAAAGCCGAAAAATATGAAGCAGCCGAAAAAATATACAAAGAAGATTTGGCGGTGTTAAGACAAAACGGATGGTCGCTCATCGGATTATACAATGCCTATGTGGCGCAAGGAAAAAAATCTCAAGCAAAGACTATAAAAAAGGAATTCAACAAAGCTTGGAAAGATGCCGATATCAACATTACCAATTCAATTTTATAA
- a CDS encoding class I SAM-dependent methyltransferase: MKHSDFKNNIVRGPINAWVFKFLDGYMNYLFGKSKRKLFKNHPETIVEIGSGTGANMRYLTKRTNLIAIEPNIYMHNNLKKNAVKYGINLEIKTMVGESIDLPDNSCDFVVSTLVLCTVNNPVTCINQIKRILKPSGIFVFVEHVKAKEKSILAYIQKILHKPWHWFFEGCHTNRDTKSLLESAGFNTLEIEAYNLYSPFIPITSQIRGKATK, from the coding sequence ATGAAGCATTCAGATTTCAAAAACAATATTGTTCGCGGACCTATAAATGCTTGGGTGTTTAAATTCCTTGATGGTTACATGAATTATCTTTTTGGAAAATCTAAAAGGAAACTCTTTAAGAACCATCCAGAAACCATTGTTGAAATTGGCTCGGGTACAGGGGCAAATATGCGCTATTTAACAAAGAGAACAAATCTAATCGCCATAGAACCCAATATTTATATGCATAATAATTTAAAAAAAAATGCTGTAAAATATGGCATTAATCTGGAAATAAAAACCATGGTTGGCGAGTCGATAGATTTACCAGATAACTCATGTGATTTTGTGGTATCTACTTTAGTGCTTTGTACTGTAAACAATCCTGTAACATGTATTAATCAAATTAAACGCATATTAAAACCATCGGGGATTTTTGTGTTTGTTGAGCATGTTAAAGCTAAGGAAAAAAGCATTTTAGCCTACATTCAAAAAATATTGCACAAACCGTGGCATTGGTTTTTTGAAGGATGCCACACCAACAGAGACACCAAATCATTATTGGAATCTGCCGGGTTTAACACACTGGAAATTGAGGCTTATAATTTGTATTCGCCCTTTATTCCGATTACATCTCAAATAAGAGGGAAAGCCACCAAATAA